Proteins from a genomic interval of Callospermophilus lateralis isolate mCalLat2 chromosome 1, mCalLat2.hap1, whole genome shotgun sequence:
- the Polr2e gene encoding DNA-directed RNA polymerases I, II, and III subunit RPABC1 isoform X2 yields MDDEEETYRLWKIRKTIMQLCHDRGYLVTQDELDQTLEEFKAQFGDKPSEGRPRRTDLTVLVAHNDDPTDQMFVFFPEEPKVGIKTIKVYCQRMQEENITRALIVVQQGMTPSAKQLVPEHVVMTKEEVTELLARYKLRENQLPRIQAGDPVARYFGIKRGQVVKIIRPSETAGRYITYRLVQ; encoded by the exons ATGGACGACGAGGAAGAGACTTACCGGCTCTGGAAGATCCGGAAGACCATCATGCAG CTGTGCCATGACCGTGGCTACCTGGTGACCCAGGATGAGCTGGACCAGACATTGGAGGAGTTCAAAGCCCAGTTTGGGGATAAGCCAAGTGAAGGGCGGCCGCGCCGCACAGACCTCACCGTGCTGGTGGCACACAATGATGACCCCACTGATCAGATGTTCGTCTTTTTCCCAG aggagcccaaggtggGGATCAAGACCATCAAGGTTTACTGCCAGCGCATGCAGGAGGAGAACATCACCCGGGCCCTCATCGTAGTGCAGCAGGGCATGACACCCTCTGCCAAGCAG CTGGTCCCAGAGCATGTGGTCATGACCAAGGAGGAGGTGACTGAGCTGCTGGCCCGGTA CAAACTCCGAGAGAACCAACTGCCCAGGATCCAGGCAGGGGACCCTGTGGCCCGCTACTTTGGGATAAAGCGAGGGCAG GTGGTGAAGATCATCCGGCCCAGCGAGACTGCGGGCAGGTACATCACTTACCGGCTGGTGCAGTAG
- the Polr2e gene encoding DNA-directed RNA polymerases I, II, and III subunit RPABC1 isoform X1 encodes MDDEEETYRLWKIRKTIMQLCHDRGYLVTQDELDQTLEEFKAQFGDKPSEGRPRRTDLTVLVAHNDDPTDQMFVFFPEEPKVGIKTIKVYCQRMQEENITRALIVVQQGMTPSAKQSLVDMAPKYILEQFLQQELLINITEHELVPEHVVMTKEEVTELLARYKLRENQLPRIQAGDPVARYFGIKRGQVVKIIRPSETAGRYITYRLVQ; translated from the exons ATGGACGACGAGGAAGAGACTTACCGGCTCTGGAAGATCCGGAAGACCATCATGCAG CTGTGCCATGACCGTGGCTACCTGGTGACCCAGGATGAGCTGGACCAGACATTGGAGGAGTTCAAAGCCCAGTTTGGGGATAAGCCAAGTGAAGGGCGGCCGCGCCGCACAGACCTCACCGTGCTGGTGGCACACAATGATGACCCCACTGATCAGATGTTCGTCTTTTTCCCAG aggagcccaaggtggGGATCAAGACCATCAAGGTTTACTGCCAGCGCATGCAGGAGGAGAACATCACCCGGGCCCTCATCGTAGTGCAGCAGGGCATGACACCCTCTGCCAAGCAG TCTCTGGTGGACATGGCCCCCAAGTACATCCTGGAGCAGTTCCTGCAGCAGGAATTGCTCATCAACATCACGGAGCACGAG CTGGTCCCAGAGCATGTGGTCATGACCAAGGAGGAGGTGACTGAGCTGCTGGCCCGGTA CAAACTCCGAGAGAACCAACTGCCCAGGATCCAGGCAGGGGACCCTGTGGCCCGCTACTTTGGGATAAAGCGAGGGCAG GTGGTGAAGATCATCCGGCCCAGCGAGACTGCGGGCAGGTACATCACTTACCGGCTGGTGCAGTAG